Genomic segment of Saprospira sp. CCB-QB6:
CGGCTGGACAAACGACTTTGGGAGAATCTCAAATTACCGTGCACAATATTGGTGCTGCTGGCGATATCGTAGCAGGCAGCGAGAGCATGGAATTGACAGATGCTGGGCTGCGCGTAACGAATTTTTCTGCTAGTCTGCCCGAGTTTGGCGGAGTAGCCGCCACAGCTACAGCCACGGGAATTACCGTAGGCGATAGCCTAGCTGTAGAAGGCGGAACTCTCGATTTGGCTGGTGAAATTAGCCTTGTTGGTGGCGCTTTGACGGTAAGCAACCCCAGTTCTACTTTTGATTATGCAGAAACGGGCTGGCAAACAGAAACGCAAGGCACAATTGGCCTGAATGTACCCAATACTACAGCTTCTGGAGACCTTCGCATAAGCGCTGGCTCAGAAGGAACCGAAATGGAATTGCTCAATGGCCAAATTGATGCAGAAATTGGCGGTGTCGGCCTTAGCGGTACAGGCGTGAGCTACGCTTCTGAAACTGATGAGTTGAATGTGGACCAAGTGCAGATTACTGCTAGCGAATTGCTAGAAGGTGGCGATTTGCAGGCTACAGCTACAGGAATTACGTTTAATCAAACTGGTTTTGATTTCGAAACTATAAATGTTAGCTCTACTGGAGCTATGGAATTATTGCCTGGCTTTACAGTCAGTGCTATCGATGGTCTACTCAGCAAAAATGGAGAAAACTTTGATTTGGCCTTGGGCGCTGATGCAACAGTAGCTCTAGGGACAATTAATGGGGCTGCAGAAGTAGATTATACTTACGAAAATGGACAGTCTAGCATTGAATTGCCTAGCCTTCAATTATCAGCTGGCCTATTTAGCTTGGAAACAAATAACCTTGCTTATGAAAATGGGCAGTTGAGCATTGATACCGTAGACCTAAGCCTAGAAAATCTAGGCCCAATTGCTAGCGGCTTGACGGCTTCTGCCTCAGGAGTTGTATACAGCAGCGCAGGCTTATCTATTGATAGCATGAGCGCAGAGTTTCCCGAATTGGCTGGAACTGGCGTTTCTGTTCTAGTCGAAAACTTTAATGTAGCTGCTGGAGGCGCTGTATCTGGTACAGGAACCGTAAACTTAGCTAGCGATATCGTTCTAGCTGGTGGTGCAGCAACCCTAAGCGATATTGAGTCTAGTGTTGACTTTGGTGGCAATACTTGGGGCGTTTCTATTGGCGCTGGTTTGGCTTTTGCCGTTGCTGGTGTAGAAGCTTCTGGACAAGTGGATGTGAATTATGCCTCTAATGCTGGCCTAGATATTAAGGTCCGAAATAGCCGTTTTGAAGCTGGTTTTGCTGGCTTTGAAGCTAGCTCTAAAGAAATGGGCTATGAGGCCAATGAAAATAAGTTTGTCGTCAAATCTCCCGCCTTTAGCTTCCCTAATTTTGCCGCTGGCCTAAAAGCAGAAGCCGAATCAATCTCTATGCAAGAGGGCGATTTGCAAATCGAAGATGTGAAGGTGGCCCTAGGCTATGAGTGGAATATCCGCGAGGGAATTGTGGCCTCTCTAGAAGAAGGCGCACTCAATAAAGAGGGCTCAAATGTTACCCTTACCGCTGTGGCTTCTCTCAATATCGATTTGCCTCAGTATAGCACCACAGGAAGCGCAGCTGCTTCTCTAGAAGTGTCTTTGTCTGACGGAAATATTGAAGCTTCTCTAGATGCACTCTCCCTAGATAATGCTATCGTCAATATGACCGTAGGCGCAGACTCTAAACTGACCGAAAATGGCTTCTACTTTAGCGAAGTGACTTTGGGCATTAGTGAAGATGCTGACTATGATACACTCAAAGAGATGTTTCCCGCTTTCGGCGGATTGGGCGCTATGGCTATCAACGCACTTAAAGGCTCTAATGTAGTGGCCAAGGGCGTTAATGTTAGCCGAGCCAACGGCTTCCAAGCCGAAGATATCTCTTTGGATTTTGCCAAAATTCCTTTCCAAGCCATGGGCATGGAAGGCGAACTGGATATCAATAATCTCTCTGCCAAATTGGGCGGCTCTAAGGAGTTTAAATTAGCCGATTTTGGTATTCCTACTAGCGTGGGTATTTCAGTGCCTATCGTGGCCGGAATTAACGCTACTGGAGAAATTGGAATTGACGCCGGCATTAAACTAGGCGCCAATATTCAGGCCCAAGGCAATAAGGATAGCGACATTTGGGAACTCATGGGCGGTATTGATGCCGATGGAGCTCTATCCGTCTATATTCAGGCCGGAGTAGAAGTAGACGCTTGGGTAGCTGGCGCTGGAGCCGCTATTCGCGCCGCCTTTAATACCGATCTCGATATTAGCGCAGGTATCGGCATGGCAATCACCTATAATCCCGATACCAAATCGGTGGAAATGGTGCATGAGGGAATCACTTTTGATTACCGTGCTTTAGCCGAAATTTATACCAGCCTTAGCCTGGTCCTCAACGGCCATATTTTAGGCTGGGAAACGGAAGAGATTATCGAATTGGCCCGCTGGGATATCGGTATCTTGGATGCCAAAGGCGATACAGAAGGTAATTCTTTGGGCGAACTGCTAGGCAACTTTAGCAATAGCGCCAAATTGATGACAGAAGATGATGAATACAAATTAGTCTAAAGGCTATCTCTTCTCTAAAGACTAAAGGTCCAATACGTTTATGTATTGGGCCTTTTTTATTGTTTTTTGGGGCTGCCCCGCCCTGCGGGCGGGTCGGGCTGTTCCGGGCTCGCTGCTCGCTCGGCCCTGCGCGGGCTCCGCCCACTAGGTCTGGCCTGCGGCCACCCTCTCCATCCCTCAGCCTGCGGCAAAGCCGCCTCTATACGCATAAAAAGCGCTGTTTGAAATTTTGTCTGCGCCCCTTTCCCTAGGGTGCAAAATTTCTATCATATAGGCCTGTGGGTTGAAACCCACCGCAAGAAGGGAGGCCATGCAAAACCTAATAAAATGGGCCGAAGGTTAAACCCTTCAGCCCATATATTAGAGGAAAATAGCCGCTTCTAAGGCCAAAAGATTTACATCCATGCGGGTTTCAACCCTCATTCCATAAAACATTGCGAAGCAATACCACATTTGCTGTGGGTTTCAACCCACAGTATCGGCCTAGCGATGTGCAGCAGTGGCCCGCAGGGCCAGACCGAGCCAGCAAAGCTGGCGAAGGGCCGAGCGAATAGCGAGCTGCGGAACGTAGCGCCTGCCGCAGGCAGGAGGCCCCAAAAATCAAAAAAGGCTCCTTGATACAAGGAACCTTAGAGGGCTTAATAATTTTGTCTAATTTCATGGACCATAAAATCTAGGGCGCCGCTATCATAGAGTAGGCGGCGGCACATCTGGAAAAAGAGCAGCTCCTCCCAAAGTCGATAATTTTCATCATCGACCAAAGGGTTGCCCGTAGAATGAAAGCGTTGATTTTGGGGCAAGGGCTCAATTTCTGTGGCAAAGCGGGCTTGGATTTGGCTGCTGTCGGCAATTTGGAGGCCCAAAATGCGCTTTCGGCCTTCATGTCGGCTATAAATTTGCAAGGGCAGCCCCATCACAACCTGATTAAAAAAAGTATGGGGAGAAAACAGGCTAAACTTTCGGTTTTCGGGCAGCTCTAGATGAGCTGCCAAAAAATCAATCATCCATTCATCAATCGCTTTTTGGCCTGTGGCTACAAAATAGAAATAGGCCCGCTCCCAATCGGAAGAGGCGCTAGATTGAATCAGGCTATCATAAGAGGAAGTAGTCGTCATTTTTGGAGGGATTCTGTGGGTTAATTGAGGCCTTGAGGACTGATATTAAAAAGATGTTTCACTTCTTCTTCAACCATTCGTGCACCTCTTTCGCCACGCATATAGGTGGTCCATTTTGCGCTAATGCGATTGACTTTTTGGATGGAAAAGCCAAAATCCATAAAATAAGTATCGGCATCAATGGCATCATTGCCAATGCTGCTATTCCAAAGGCAGTTGCCCTGTTTATCAAAAAGGGCGGCGGCCAGCATATTTTCAGGATCTTCAGCGTAGGTACCGACAATCGAGCGGCAGTTTTCGGGTTTTACCTCTGTAGCCGTGTAGAGCAAGAGGGTTTCGCCTTGGGGTTGGACCAATTTGCCCCAAACCACAGCTGATTCTTTCGCTAAAATATCGCCTTGGGCGCCCAACAAGCTTTTAAAGTTAGGGACCCGCTTTCCGAAGTTTTTATTGTTGTAATGTGGCTTAATATTCTCTGGAATATTAAGTCCCTGATAATAGTCCTCATTAACAATTGGCAGCCGAAGGTTGGCCAAATTGGCGATTAAATCGCTGGCTTTGCTATATTTCTCGTGGCCGACTGCTTTTAGCTTAATGGGAAAGCGTTTTCCTTTTACGCTACGCCATTCTCCAGTGAGCTGCTCGCCCTTGAGTTCGAGTTGCATGCGTTCGCCATCGACTAATTCTCCAGCTTCAAAATGCTGAAAATCCACTTCTATATTATCAGGTTTTCCGTCTCCAGTAAGATAAATACTGGCTCCTTGGCTAGAGTTATAGCCATAATAAATGCCATAAGAATAGCTTCCATCGCTGTTTGGATTGACTCTATCCAGGTACAGCCAAATGGGGATATCTTTTAGGGTTCCTTCAAACCATTGTCCGGCCTGATGTAAATCTTTCCAGTATTCTTTGGCGACTTCTTGGGCCGTTTCTGGTTGCAAGCTTTGGCCTGCTTCTCCAGAAATATTGTTTGTTTGGGCTGGCTTTTCTTCTGTTTGGGGAGAAGAAGATTGGCAGGCGATAAGGCTAAGGGCAAAAATGCCCAGAATAAGTTGGGAAAACTGTTGCATAGGGAATGGCTTTGGTGTTTTTCTAAAATAAGCTTTCTTCCCCATAGGGCAAAAAAAAAGAGCTGTCTTTAAAGACAGCTCTTTTTGAACTTTGTTGCAGAGACAGGACTCGAACCTGCGACCTTCGGGTTATGAGCCCGACGAGCTACCACTGCTCCACTCTGCGATACAAATATAAGGCGAAGATTCGGGCTTTCCAAATGCAAATAAAAAAAACGGACTAAAGTAAATTTACTTTAGTCCGTCAGTCGTCTTTAAATCAATCGGTTATCGATCAATTATTTTTTTACAATTTTATCAAGCACTTCTTTATTGATCTTGATTTCGTATGCTTTGCGCAATTCTGCGATTAGATCTTTTTCTAATTGATCTTGGAAATCGGCCACGACATAGCCACGAGCTTCTTCTAGGCTTTTATTGTTGGCGGGAATCACTTCTTCAATTTTGATAAAGTAGTAAGAACCATCTTTGGTGTAGCCTTTATTCATTTTGCGGGCTTTCCATTTGATAGCGTCTACTTCGGCATTGCGTCCTTTTTCATAGGTAGCTTCTGTAGTTTGTACCAAGGCTTTATCTGCATTGAAGATATCCATAACTTCCTGAGCCGTTTTCTTTTTGGCCTTGCTGCGTAGTTTCTTAATTTGCTTTTTGTCTACAGAGCGAAGCGTATAGAATGTTACTCTGGCTCTTTCGCTCCATTGGTAGCTTTCTTTATGGCTCTCATAAAAGGCTTTGAGTCCTTCCTCATCATTAGAGGCTTTGTCCCAAATAAGCTGCTTTTTCACCTCAAAGAGCAAAATGCCCTCTTCATATTCGCGAAGCAAAGCTTTAAACTCAGGATATTTCTCTTCCAAGCGAGTTTCCTCATAAGCCAAGCTTTTTTGCGCAATCAATTTATCAAGTACGCGCTCTAGGGCATCTTCATGGCGGCGGGGACGCATAGCAAAACGCTCATTAGGTGAGCGCTGCGCCATTTGGACCAATTCTTTTACTGTAGCATTGATGTTGCCCAAAGTAAAGACCACTTTCTCATTTTTGAGCAGCTCAGGTTTGGGGTTCCAACGGCCCTGAATAAAGGCCTGATCTTGACGCAAAGCTGCGATAAGTTCAGCATAAACCTTTTCGTCTAGTTTGTAGCCCGCTTCTTCTTTGATTTTATTGACCAAAGCAGTTTCTACCAACTTAAAGCGATCATCCCGCTTTACTTTGGCCGTCAATTCCGCCTTCATCTGAGGATAGCTGCTTTTGTCCATAGATTTTACTCTACGCAAAATATGCCAACCCGCTTCCGACTGTACAGGCTCTCCATAAACGCCATCTTTGGGCAAACCAAAGGCTGCCGCCTCAAAAGCCGCATCAAATTGGTTAATGCCAACCCATCCAATAATTCCCGCTCTAGTTTTTGAGCTGTTATCTTGAGAATATTGCGCTGCTAGCTCTGCAAAGGTAGCTTGACCAGCCTTGAGTACCCCATGCAAAGAGTCAATTTTAGCCTTGGCCTTTTCTTCTCCACCTTCCTTTTTGGGACGGATAAGAATATGTGCCAATTGAATTTGGCCATAAGCTGGACGAATTTCGGTTACTTTGAGCAAATGCAAACCGTATTTGGTCCGAACAATCTCCGAAACTGCGCCCTTTTTTGTCTCATAAAGCGCATTTTCCAAACCATAAGGCAATTGCAAAACCGTAAAAAAGCCTAAATCCCCCTTTTTCTCCTTGCTGTAAGTATCCTCAGAATACTTAGCGACCATCGTCTCAAAATTCTCTGCAGTCACTTCCTGCTGCACTTTTTTCATCCGAGCGTAAGCCTCTTTGACAGCCGTCTCTTCCGCATTTTCATCCAATTTGATGAAAATCTGAGAAAAACGACGATCTTCCTGCGCCCGATCAAAAGCCTCTTTGACCAATTTTTCCGTGATCTCCCGATCTGTCAAATAACTGCTCGATAACTGCCGCTTATACTGATTCTGCTCGCGCAAAACCTCTGGCTTTTTATCCAAGCCCATTTCTTGGCCCTTTACCACCTGCAACTTGAAGTTGATGTAAAGATCCAAATATTCTTCCAAGGACTTTTTGCTGTAATCCGCCTTATCGCCATTGGTTTTGTCATAAATATAGGTAAACTCAGAAAGGCGAATTTCTACGCCTTTTACCGTAAATAAAACAGGATCATCCTCCGAAGAAGGACCCCCAGAATTGGGTTGATGCGCCCAAAGCTGCCCCGCCAAAAAGAATAGGCAAAAGGCCATTATGCTATGCATCTTCATCATAGGTCTCGAAATATATAAGTAGTTATGAACAAATTAAACTCATTGAGCTTTAGCGCCACAAAGTTAAAGGAGTTCTAGCAAAAAAAGAATTTTCAGAAAATAGAACTATTCAAGCAAAGGTTTTGGGGCTGCCCCGCCCGTCAGCTTGAAAGCCAGCGCAAAGCGATCCCGCTTTGCGAAGCTATACAAAATGAGGGTGGAAACCCTCATGATATCGGGCGGGTCGGGCTGTTTCGCAGCTCGCTATTCGCTCGGCCCTTCGGCGCAAAGCGCCTCGGTCTGGCCCTGCGGGCCACTGCTGTCCATCCCTCAGCCGCGTCGCTTCGCTCCTTTAGCGGCGGCAAAGCCGCCGCCTGGACCAATTAGCGCAAGCAATTCTTATAAAGCGGAATCACATTCTGAAAGCCCATGTATAGCGCATCTACCGTCAAAGCATGCCCAATAGATACTTCCAACAAATTGGGAATATTTTGCTTGAAATAAGTCAAATTGGTCAAGTTGAGGTCATGCCCAGCATTGAGCTCAATACCCACCGCTGCCGCAGCTTCTGCCGCCTTGACATAAGGCGCAATCGCTGCCGCCCGATCAGCCTTGTATTCATGGGCATAAGGACCAGTATACAATTCTACCCGATCAGCACCCAATTTTTTGGCTCCCTCAATCATTTTAGGATCGGGATCGACAAAAATAGATACCCGAGCCCCCAAGCCTTTTAACTCTTCGGTTACCTCTTGCAAAAATGAAGCAAAAGCTAAGGTATCCCAACCCGAATCCGAAGTTAAGGCCTGAGCCGCATCAGGGACCAAAGTCACCTGATCAGAAGGATATTTCCGCAATAGGTCCATAAATTCAGCAGTGGGATTCCCCTCAATATTAAACTCCGTGGCAATTTTTCCCCGCAATTCAGGAATGTCGTCATAACGAATATGACGCTGATCTGGACGAGGATGTACCGTGATTCCCTCCGCCCCAAATTTTTCGCAATCTAGGGCCACTTGCAGCAGATTAGGAAAATTGGCCCCCCGCGCATTGCGAATCAGAGCCACTTTATTCAAATTTACGCTTAAGCGACAAGTTGACATATTTTTTCTTTTTGGTCAGTTAGATCGCGCAATATACAGAACTCCTCTCAAAAGCAGTCTGCTTGAACGCTAAAGCTAATTTCGGGCAGTTTGCCCTTATTTTTTCGCCTATAAGCATTCTATTAAATAGCCTTAACGCTTTTTTAATAGAAAAGGAGGGAAGATGAATTTGGCTAACAGAATTTTTGGATTAAATTTGTATCGCAAGCGATATAAAAACACTGCTGATATGATTTTAAAAAATATACTGAGAGTAATTTTAGGCCTATTTATGCTTTATGCAGGAGTTGGGCATCTGACTTTTTTGAGAGAGGAATTTTATGCTCAGGTCCCTCGCTGGCTAACTATAGATCAGGGATTTATGGACCTAGTGGTTATTCTTTCGGGTGTTGTCGAGATTAGCTTGGGGGCCATGATGATTTTAGGCGGAAAATGGAAAGCTCAAACGGGTTGGGCGCTAGCTATTTTCTTTTTTCTCATCTTTCCTGGCAATATCAATCAGTATGTCAATGAAATAGATGCTTTTGGATTGGATACAGACCAAAAGCGCTTTATTCGCCTTCTCTTTCAACCTTTGCTTATTCTCTGGGCCCTTTGGTCTACGCAAGCAATGCAACTCTTAAAGAAAAATAAAAAGCAAGCTTAGCTCAACAGAAGTTAAACTTCTGGGTTTTATAGCTTTCCTTAAATGAACTTAGTTCAATAGATCATTAATAATCAAACTAACCGTAAAATGGAATTATTAGATAAACTAAAATGGAGATATGCCGCCAAGGCGATGAATGGCCAAAAAGTGCCTCAAGAACAAATTGATCAAATTATTGAAGCAATTTCTTTATCGCCCACTTCTAGCGGCCTACAGCCTTTTGAGGTTTTTGTCATTACGAATCCAGAAGTAAAGGAAAAAATTAAAGCGGTAGCTTGGAACCAGTCTATGGTAACCGATTGCTCACACCTCTTTGTTTTTGCCGCTTGGGATACTTACACTGAAGATCGCATTAACTACATGTTTGATTTGACCAATGAGATTCGAGGCTTTAAAAATGAAGGTTGGGAAAACTACAGACAGCAGTTGTTGCAGTTTTACCCTCAGAGAGAGGCGGAATTGAATTTCCAGCATGCGGCTAGACAAGCATATATTGCTTTTACCAATGCCATTAACGCAGCCGCCTTTTTGGGCCTAGATGCTACACCTATGGAAGGCTTTGAGCCAGAAGCTGTAGACGAAATCCTAAACTTGAAAGAAAAAGGATTGAGAAGTTGCGTGATGTTGCCCGTAGGTTACAGAGATGCAGAAAATGATTGGTTGGTCAATCTGAAAAAAGTGAGAAAGCCCTTGACAAAATTGGTCAATAAGGTAGACTAATACTTTATCTGGACCAAATTACTGTTGCGCTATGAATTCTGATTCATAGCGCATTTTTTGTTCTTCAACAGCTGAAGTAGGGGCATGAAAAAAGGACCAATGGAAAACCATTAGTCCTTTAAAGTAGCGAGAGAGGGACTCGAACCCTCGACCTCAGCATTATGAGTGCTGCGCTCTAACCAGCTGAGCTATCTCGCCTTTTGCCCTAGTGCGATGCAAATATAGGGCAATATTTTCTTTCTCCAAATTTTTTCTAGAAAAAAGCTAAATCTTTTTTCTAGAAAGTGGGACAACCTGTACTTCTGCGGCCATTATCGCCAAAGTTGTAGATCAGAGAGACCTCCATACCACCGCGGCTGTTATTGAGTGTAGCGAGGCTAGACATGGTCGCATCGTAGCTAAAGCCGAATTGGAATTGATTAACATCGAGACCTACAATAAAGATAAGGGCATCTACGCCCAAAGAGCTAGAGCTATCATCTACATATTGGTTAGAAATGCGGTTCCATAGGCCAAAACGGAAAGCAAAGTCGTCATATTGGGGGGCTTGGTAGCGAAGGCTAACTCCAGTACTGATTTCTGTAGAGGGGCCTTGAATCATCACTACGGCACCAGGTAATAGGCTCATTGCAGAGCGGCGGCCACCTAGACGAACTTCTCCACCAGCATGAATATTGAAGCGGCTATAAAGTTTTTCGGTAGGACCAGCAAAGCTGTTTCCTGAAGTATCAACGGGGGCGCGGTTAAAAAGAGAAATATCGGGTTGGTTGAGGTGGAAGATACTAATTCCTCCATAAGCGGATTGGCGTTTACCGAAGGTTCCGTACCACATCAATCCAACATGAAGATCGGCATACATTCTAGAATCGCGAACGGCCAGCATATTTTCGCCACTATTGATGGTGGGGTTATAGAAGCCATTGCCATATTCGCTATCGTATTGGGTAGAGTAAGTGTTTTGGTCCCAATCAATAGATCTTTGTCCGAGACCAAGGTGACCTCCAGCGATGAGGTAAGAGCTACGTTCTTTGCCTAGGCGGCCACGTCCTTGGCTCAGGAGTTTTTGGTAGTTGACATCTAGTCCGACATCGGTAATTGCATAAGAAGAGGCGCCGGCTACATCTCGCATAGCGTTAAAGCCTACCCCTACAAAGTCTTCTTTACCTACGGCAAATTTTCCTTCTGCGGTAAAAGAGGCGGTGTTATAGGGTTTGTCCAAAACAGAGGACCATTGGCTGCGGTAGTTGATACCGAGGCGGAATTGCGACTCCATAACGCCGGCTAGGGCGGGGCTTAGTCGGGCTGGGGCAGAATAATACTGCGAGTAGCGGGGGTCTTGGGCCTTGGCCTCCTGTAAGTTGCAAAAAAAGGCCAGGAGCAAGAGGGCCGAAATAGGTCGGATAAGCTTCATGCGTCTCTTATAATTTTATCGGTAAAACCTTTAAGGCTATTAGTCCTTAGTGAGTATAATAAAATTGCCAACAAAAGTACAAAAACTAATGTGGCTGAAAAATATTGTTTTAGCTGAGCGGGAAAACTCCTTGGACTTTAAAACGGAGTTTTGTATAAAATCTTGTAGTCAACCTTAAAATTCTTTTAAAGAAGAGCTATTCTTTTAGGTCAAACGACGATTCTAGGAGATTTGCTGCTAAAGATGCCGCTGGGCAATTGTTAAAAGCGGAATAAAGTCTGTAATTTGGGCCCGAAAAAAAGGCGGCAAGGCTTTTTTGTCAAGCGTTCATCTAATGGGGTTGGGCCATTTGGCCTAGCGATGTGAAGGGGGGCGGCGCAGCCGCAGACCTAGGCGCTTTGCGCCGAAGGGCCGAGCGAATAGCGAGCCCCGAAACGTAGCGCCGCAGCTTGGCTGCGGAGGCCCCAAAAAATAAGAATTAACTATATGAGAACACAATTAGCCATTCATTTTTTTATGTTTTTGATTTTGGCTGCGGCTTGTCAATCAAAAATGGTGGAAGTGAAGCAAGAGGAGCATACACCTTTTGCTGTGGAGCGGACCTATTATTATGTCCGATATTTAGAAAATAGTAAGGAATTGCAGGCGGAAGCGCGTTTTCAGCAAGATACAGGCAACTTAGTTTTAGCAGATAAATTGTATTTTGAGGGGCAGGTTATGCAGCCTAAAAAATTGCCGAAAGTAGGTTGGGAATATCGCTATCATGAGCGCCCATCTAAATTTAAAGGCTGTTATCACTTTAGTTATGGGGGAGAGAGCGATACGATTTGCTTTCCAACCTATACTAATTTTGGCCTTAAAACGCCTGAAGTTTCTATGACTTCGGGGGGCTTGATTGCTTGGGAAGGGCAGCCTTTGGGACAAGAAGAAAGCCTCGTTTTATTGTTTGAAGATGCCAAGGGGCAGGTGAAAACGGTAAATCATGTGGGATTGACGCGAGGCAGCCAGTTTGAGATTCGGCCAGAACATTTGGAGGGGCTAAATGTTGGGGCTGCTAGTTTGCGCTTGGTGCATAAAAGTACTGTGATTCAAAAAATAGATGGACAGGTACAGGTGATTAAGTTAGAGTATTATCGTAAGACCTTAAAAATTGAAATTGTAGCCTAATGTATATAGTAGCAGAAAAATATTTGGTTACGGCCGATATCTTCGACAAGCAGTTCGTCTGTAATTTGGATGCCTGTAAGGGCGCTTGTTGTTGGGAGGGAGACTTTGGGGCTCCTTTGGAAGAGGCTGAAGTGGAGATCCTTAAAGCCATTTATCCAACCATTAAAGACCGCTTGACGCCCGCAGGTCAGGCCGCTATTGAAGAGCAGGGCGTGGCCACGCATAGCGAAGAACAAGAGGGTTGGGCTACGGCTTTAATTGATGGCGGACCCTGTGCCTTCATCCATTATGAAGAGGATGGCCGGGCAAGCTGTGGCATTGAAAAGGCCCATAAAGACGGCATTATTGACTACCTAAAACCCGTCTCTTGTCACCTTTATCCTATTCGGACCAAGCAATTGCCCGACTTTTTAGCACTAAACTATGACCACTGGGATATTTGCTCGGCGGCTTGCAGCTTAGGCGAAGAATTAAAAGTGCCCGTTTATCAGTTTTTGAAAGGGCCATTGACCAAAGCCTTTGGTCAACATTTTTATGAAGAACTAGAAGCTATGGCTGATTATCATGCCCAGACGGGCA
This window contains:
- a CDS encoding peptidylprolyl isomerase: MMKMHSIMAFCLFFLAGQLWAHQPNSGGPSSEDDPVLFTVKGVEIRLSEFTYIYDKTNGDKADYSKKSLEEYLDLYINFKLQVVKGQEMGLDKKPEVLREQNQYKRQLSSSYLTDREITEKLVKEAFDRAQEDRRFSQIFIKLDENAEETAVKEAYARMKKVQQEVTAENFETMVAKYSEDTYSKEKKGDLGFFTVLQLPYGLENALYETKKGAVSEIVRTKYGLHLLKVTEIRPAYGQIQLAHILIRPKKEGGEEKAKAKIDSLHGVLKAGQATFAELAAQYSQDNSSKTRAGIIGWVGINQFDAAFEAAAFGLPKDGVYGEPVQSEAGWHILRRVKSMDKSSYPQMKAELTAKVKRDDRFKLVETALVNKIKEEAGYKLDEKVYAELIAALRQDQAFIQGRWNPKPELLKNEKVVFTLGNINATVKELVQMAQRSPNERFAMRPRRHEDALERVLDKLIAQKSLAYEETRLEEKYPEFKALLREYEEGILLFEVKKQLIWDKASNDEEGLKAFYESHKESYQWSERARVTFYTLRSVDKKQIKKLRSKAKKKTAQEVMDIFNADKALVQTTEATYEKGRNAEVDAIKWKARKMNKGYTKDGSYYFIKIEEVIPANNKSLEEARGYVVADFQDQLEKDLIAELRKAYEIKINKEVLDKIVKK
- a CDS encoding pyridoxine 5'-phosphate synthase; translation: MSTCRLSVNLNKVALIRNARGANFPNLLQVALDCEKFGAEGITVHPRPDQRHIRYDDIPELRGKIATEFNIEGNPTAEFMDLLRKYPSDQVTLVPDAAQALTSDSGWDTLAFASFLQEVTEELKGLGARVSIFVDPDPKMIEGAKKLGADRVELYTGPYAHEYKADRAAAIAPYVKAAEAAAAVGIELNAGHDLNLTNLTYFKQNIPNLLEVSIGHALTVDALYMGFQNVIPLYKNCLR
- a CDS encoding DoxX family protein, whose product is MILKNILRVILGLFMLYAGVGHLTFLREEFYAQVPRWLTIDQGFMDLVVILSGVVEISLGAMMILGGKWKAQTGWALAIFFFLIFPGNINQYVNEIDAFGLDTDQKRFIRLLFQPLLILWALWSTQAMQLLKKNKKQA
- a CDS encoding NAD(P)H-dependent oxidoreductase, producing the protein MELLDKLKWRYAAKAMNGQKVPQEQIDQIIEAISLSPTSSGLQPFEVFVITNPEVKEKIKAVAWNQSMVTDCSHLFVFAAWDTYTEDRINYMFDLTNEIRGFKNEGWENYRQQLLQFYPQREAELNFQHAARQAYIAFTNAINAAAFLGLDATPMEGFEPEAVDEILNLKEKGLRSCVMLPVGYRDAENDWLVNLKKVRKPLTKLVNKVD
- a CDS encoding PorP/SprF family type IX secretion system membrane protein, producing the protein MKLIRPISALLLLAFFCNLQEAKAQDPRYSQYYSAPARLSPALAGVMESQFRLGINYRSQWSSVLDKPYNTASFTAEGKFAVGKEDFVGVGFNAMRDVAGASSYAITDVGLDVNYQKLLSQGRGRLGKERSSYLIAGGHLGLGQRSIDWDQNTYSTQYDSEYGNGFYNPTINSGENMLAVRDSRMYADLHVGLMWYGTFGKRQSAYGGISIFHLNQPDISLFNRAPVDTSGNSFAGPTEKLYSRFNIHAGGEVRLGGRRSAMSLLPGAVVMIQGPSTEISTGVSLRYQAPQYDDFAFRFGLWNRISNQYVDDSSSSLGVDALIFIVGLDVNQFQFGFSYDATMSSLATLNNSRGGMEVSLIYNFGDNGRRSTGCPTF
- a CDS encoding DUF3109 family protein — translated: MYIVAEKYLVTADIFDKQFVCNLDACKGACCWEGDFGAPLEEAEVEILKAIYPTIKDRLTPAGQAAIEEQGVATHSEEQEGWATALIDGGPCAFIHYEEDGRASCGIEKAHKDGIIDYLKPVSCHLYPIRTKQLPDFLALNYDHWDICSAACSLGEELKVPVYQFLKGPLTKAFGQHFYEELEAMADYHAQTGRQT